A window of the Lactobacillus amylovorus DSM 20531 genome harbors these coding sequences:
- a CDS encoding peptide deformylase produces MTAQNIIHDQLFLSQKSTSANRADLKVAEDLRDTLLANRDKAVGLAANMIGKNKRIIAFYVGPLPLVMLNPQITKKSGEYLTEEGCLSLSGERKTKRYRTITVTYQDMNLSTKTQEFTDFIAEVIQHEVDHCEGILI; encoded by the coding sequence ATGACAGCGCAAAATATTATTCATGACCAACTCTTTTTGAGTCAAAAGTCGACGAGTGCAAATCGTGCAGATTTGAAAGTTGCGGAAGATTTGCGAGATACTCTTTTGGCGAATAGAGATAAGGCCGTCGGACTAGCAGCCAATATGATTGGTAAAAATAAAAGAATCATTGCTTTTTATGTAGGACCTCTTCCATTAGTTATGCTTAATCCGCAAATTACAAAAAAGAGTGGTGAGTATTTGACTGAAGAGGGATGCCTTTCATTGAGTGGCGAACGAAAGACTAAACGCTATAGAACGATTACCGTAACGTATCAAGACATGAATCTTAGTACAAAGACGCAAGAGTTTACGGATTTTATTGCGGAGGTAATTCAGCATGAAGTAGATCATTGCGAAGGAATTTTGATTTAA
- a CDS encoding DUF2075 domain-containing protein: MNNQAFQKLSPNHPLTNEQNSLINRIIKFAAAHLQNKNIPAVFTIYGDAGTGKSVILSSLFDRIQKLSRNNTAPFSGTQNYFLVNHPELLKVYKQIAGPLQELYKKDYMRPTSFINQLDKKQKTADIVVIDEAHLLLSQPDHYNNFYHNNQLEEIIKLAKVVVLVFDEYQVLRMKSFWTKERLKQITHRYAHEEYVLHHQFRMTAPDNLINWFDAFTQGTLRPLDKTMWQNYDFRIFTDAEKMRQEIIKRNNEEGLARVLSTSGYPSTLDGGKHYIKEGNFKMPWDQYNYTSTPWAEIPETINEVGSIYTCQGFDLNYAGIIIGPPISQVPHTNKLQVNLDKITDTEMFKKRNDLTDSRAKLKYEEKMVLNSLNVLFKRGIKGTYLYAHDPYLRQTLNSLFIQANCM, from the coding sequence GTGAACAACCAAGCATTTCAAAAATTATCGCCTAATCATCCATTAACTAATGAACAAAATAGTTTGATTAACCGAATTATCAAGTTTGCGGCTGCGCATTTACAAAACAAAAACATCCCGGCTGTTTTTACTATCTATGGTGATGCTGGTACTGGCAAAAGTGTGATTCTCTCATCGCTATTTGATCGGATTCAAAAACTAAGCCGCAACAATACTGCACCATTTTCGGGTACGCAAAATTATTTTTTAGTAAATCACCCTGAACTGCTTAAAGTCTATAAACAAATCGCGGGGCCACTACAAGAACTTTATAAAAAAGACTACATGCGGCCTACTTCATTTATTAACCAATTAGATAAAAAGCAAAAGACAGCGGACATCGTAGTAATTGATGAAGCGCATCTGCTTTTATCGCAGCCAGATCATTACAATAACTTCTATCATAATAATCAGCTTGAAGAGATTATTAAACTAGCCAAAGTTGTCGTTCTTGTTTTTGATGAATATCAGGTGCTGCGCATGAAGAGTTTTTGGACTAAAGAGCGTTTGAAACAAATTACGCATCGCTACGCCCACGAAGAATATGTTTTACATCATCAATTTAGGATGACGGCTCCGGATAATCTGATCAACTGGTTTGATGCTTTTACTCAAGGAACTTTGCGGCCACTAGATAAAACCATGTGGCAAAATTATGATTTCCGTATTTTTACCGATGCCGAAAAAATGCGCCAGGAAATCATTAAACGAAATAATGAAGAAGGTCTAGCGAGGGTTCTTTCTACATCCGGCTATCCTTCCACCTTAGACGGCGGCAAACATTACATTAAAGAAGGTAACTTCAAAATGCCGTGGGATCAGTACAATTACACGTCAACGCCATGGGCCGAGATTCCTGAAACCATCAATGAGGTTGGTTCTATTTATACTTGTCAGGGTTTTGATTTAAATTATGCCGGCATCATTATTGGACCGCCAATTAGCCAGGTTCCTCATACTAACAAGCTGCAGGTTAATTTAGACAAAATCACCGATACAGAGATGTTTAAAAAGCGTAACGATCTGACCGATTCTCGAGCTAAGCTTAAATATGAAGAAAAAATGGTACTAAATTCGCTAAATGTTCTTTTCAAACGTGGTATCAAAGGCACTTACCTCTATGCCCATGATCCATATCTGCGACAAACTTTAAATAGCTTGTTCATTCAAGCAAATTGTATGTAA
- a CDS encoding serine hydrolase domain-containing protein yields MRSFVRNVFAQNNSRGSAVIIKNGRPQQISYGWAWYGKKIGNGNEQVVYPTGSLQKIITAAMVIQLMNEKWHTSERFTQNTKISRWFPNLKNADNITVGELMTHTSGITATGTETDRGSDSSEEEAINWAINNANSTDPGTPGTYSYNNTNYILLAGIIRKVSGQSYEENFNRRIINKLGLTNTYLYQNIPSGKTDPISYTWDNGNNYQDPQYIKRSLASQLPGAGNMFTTPMDYYEIQVGLTNGTILSKSDFHYLTHLDSKVNDYSGGVHIENNDTIKSAYGNLTGTHFGMWFEMTTDNRNGLIMFLNQTSGDEDAQKAMGLQILNHIRANTFTDD; encoded by the coding sequence ATGCGCAGTTTTGTACGCAATGTTTTTGCTCAAAACAATAGTCGCGGCAGTGCTGTAATTATCAAAAATGGTCGTCCGCAGCAAATTAGCTACGGCTGGGCTTGGTACGGCAAAAAGATCGGTAACGGAAACGAACAAGTAGTTTATCCAACTGGTTCTCTGCAAAAGATAATTACTGCAGCCATGGTTATTCAATTAATGAATGAAAAATGGCACACCAGCGAGCGTTTTACTCAAAACACCAAAATATCACGTTGGTTCCCTAACCTTAAAAACGCCGACAACATTACAGTCGGTGAATTAATGACCCATACTTCCGGCATTACTGCAACAGGTACCGAAACTGACCGCGGCAGCGATAGTTCCGAAGAAGAAGCCATTAATTGGGCTATCAATAATGCAAATTCCACTGATCCCGGCACTCCCGGAACTTATTCTTACAATAATACAAACTATATTTTGCTTGCCGGCATTATCAGAAAAGTCAGCGGCCAATCTTATGAAGAAAACTTCAACAGACGCATCATTAATAAATTAGGTTTAACCAATACTTATCTTTACCAAAACATCCCTAGCGGAAAAACAGATCCAATTTCTTACACTTGGGACAACGGCAACAACTATCAAGATCCACAATATATAAAAAGATCTTTAGCATCTCAACTTCCAGGTGCAGGTAACATGTTTACCACTCCAATGGATTATTACGAGATTCAAGTTGGTTTAACCAATGGAACCATTTTAAGTAAGTCAGATTTCCATTACCTTACTCACTTAGACAGTAAGGTTAATGATTATTCTGGCGGTGTACATATTGAAAACAACGATACTATTAAATCTGCTTACGGCAATTTAACTGGTACTCACTTCGGTATGTGGTTCGAAATGACAACTGATAATCGCAACGGTTTGATTATGTTCTTAAATCAAACTTCAGGCGATGAAGATGCGCAAAAAGCAATGGGCTTGCAAATTTTGAATCATATTAGGGCTAACACTTTTACAGATGATTAA
- a CDS encoding DUF3427 domain-containing protein, producing MTVMRDAILNGFEDERYPGSELFGPRVLGNDAQEKIWFTLREELSSCRSFTWAVAFITQDMLVPLKVVLADLADKGVSGTIITGDYLNFNNPRVFEELQKIPNLKIKIATKAGFHAKGYLFEHENYQTVVVGSANFTRSALLNNYEWALKVSSNKQANLTKQFAQKIALLEQNSFDITSEWLEEYKANWVKPKANVVRKSVEKITPNKMQQAALKNLNVLVANGEKRGLVVSATGTGKTYLGAFAVKDFKPKKFLYVVHRQQIAKKSLESFYKVIGGSKKDFGLLSGSHHELNRKYIFATVQTLSQPDVLASLAEDEFDYILIDEAHRAAAPSYQKILAHFKPQFLLGMTATPERMDEQNVYQIFDYNLAYEIRLRDALEEKMLAPFHYVGVQDYEADGETIDETTGLRYLVSEQRVDYVLREIDYYGYCGKQAKGLVFCSRQDEAKELADLFSKKGHPAIALTNEDSEKRRSEVIAKLVNGKIEYIIAVDLFNEGIDIPSLNQIIMLRNTQSSIVFTQQLGRGLRKYPGKNFVTALDFIGNYKNNYLIPIALNQDTSRDKDRAKRETRLPNLIDVSTINFSKVASEKILASLDQVKLDGLRELRQSYQELKNKIGRIPLLYDFYQYGSVSPLVFANNHGLDDYATFLQKMGESVELSKYENQVLTFLTKELLNGKRIHELLLLDLLFKNGKVKQEDYVSLLQKCGYVNEAVLQSVEDILSLSFFDVKQGKTTKKAQYGDLPLIEHSNLLDYELNEKLAAVLKQNNWFKRLAEDVIKTGLELNESYDNLHQFTLYQQYDRKDACRLLNWPKDVSAPMYGYRVGEHDTPMFITYEKNDDQKRNAIYNNTLENGRSLRWYTRVPRHLNSEEVQRLLHTEGMHIHLFVKRSDAEGKQFFYLGEAKIDPKSVKEELIGAKKKPAVGMNLLFETPLTSEMYTYLFA from the coding sequence ATGACGGTGATGCGGGATGCAATTTTAAACGGTTTTGAGGATGAGCGATATCCTGGCAGTGAATTATTTGGACCGAGAGTTTTAGGTAATGATGCACAGGAAAAAATCTGGTTTACTTTACGCGAAGAATTATCTAGCTGCCGGAGTTTTACTTGGGCAGTAGCTTTTATCACACAGGATATGCTCGTACCACTTAAAGTGGTGCTAGCCGATTTAGCTGATAAGGGCGTTTCAGGCACGATTATTACAGGCGATTATCTTAACTTCAATAATCCCCGTGTTTTTGAAGAGCTGCAGAAGATACCGAATTTAAAAATTAAAATTGCGACAAAAGCAGGCTTTCATGCTAAGGGCTATTTATTTGAACATGAAAATTACCAAACTGTCGTTGTAGGCAGTGCCAACTTTACTCGGTCAGCTTTGCTTAATAATTATGAGTGGGCGCTAAAAGTTAGTTCGAATAAACAAGCGAATTTAACCAAGCAGTTTGCACAAAAGATTGCTTTGCTTGAGCAAAATAGTTTTGATATCACTAGCGAATGGCTGGAAGAATACAAAGCAAATTGGGTAAAGCCTAAAGCAAATGTTGTCCGTAAAAGCGTTGAAAAGATTACGCCGAATAAGATGCAGCAAGCAGCGTTAAAGAATTTGAATGTACTAGTTGCTAACGGCGAAAAGCGCGGGTTAGTAGTTTCCGCAACAGGAACGGGTAAAACTTATTTAGGTGCTTTTGCTGTAAAAGACTTTAAGCCGAAAAAGTTTTTGTATGTTGTCCACCGTCAACAGATTGCGAAGAAGTCGCTTGAAAGTTTTTACAAGGTAATTGGTGGTTCGAAAAAAGATTTTGGTTTGCTTAGCGGCAGTCATCATGAATTAAACAGAAAATATATTTTTGCGACAGTACAGACTTTAAGTCAGCCAGATGTGTTAGCTAGTTTAGCTGAAGATGAATTTGACTATATTTTGATTGATGAAGCGCACAGAGCAGCGGCGCCAAGCTATCAAAAGATATTGGCGCACTTTAAGCCACAATTTTTACTAGGGATGACGGCCACTCCTGAGCGAATGGATGAACAAAATGTGTACCAAATTTTTGATTATAATTTGGCCTATGAGATTCGTTTGCGGGATGCACTAGAGGAAAAGATGCTAGCGCCGTTTCATTATGTTGGCGTGCAGGATTATGAAGCAGATGGCGAGACGATTGATGAAACGACGGGCTTACGCTACTTAGTTTCTGAACAGCGTGTGGATTATGTCTTAAGAGAGATTGATTATTATGGCTATTGCGGCAAGCAAGCCAAAGGATTGGTATTTTGCAGCAGACAGGATGAGGCCAAAGAATTAGCTGACTTGTTTTCTAAAAAAGGTCATCCAGCAATTGCTTTGACTAATGAAGATAGTGAAAAACGCCGGAGCGAAGTTATTGCCAAACTGGTTAACGGAAAAATCGAATATATTATTGCCGTTGATTTGTTCAATGAAGGGATTGATATTCCGTCTTTGAATCAGATTATTATGTTGCGCAACACGCAGTCGAGTATTGTTTTTACGCAGCAATTAGGGAGAGGGCTTAGGAAATATCCTGGTAAAAACTTCGTGACGGCGCTTGATTTTATCGGTAACTATAAAAATAATTATTTGATCCCGATCGCCTTAAATCAGGATACTTCGCGTGACAAAGACCGAGCTAAAAGAGAGACTCGCTTGCCAAATCTGATCGATGTTTCAACGATTAACTTCAGTAAAGTGGCCTCTGAAAAGATTTTGGCATCGCTAGATCAGGTAAAACTCGATGGCCTGCGTGAATTGCGGCAGAGCTATCAAGAATTGAAAAATAAAATTGGTCGTATTCCGCTTTTGTATGACTTTTACCAATATGGTTCAGTATCACCACTTGTTTTTGCGAATAATCATGGCTTGGACGACTATGCGACCTTTTTACAAAAAATGGGTGAATCTGTTGAGCTAAGCAAATATGAAAATCAGGTATTAACTTTTCTGACCAAGGAATTATTAAATGGTAAAAGAATACATGAATTGCTTTTGCTAGATTTGCTTTTCAAAAACGGCAAAGTAAAGCAAGAAGACTACGTCAGTCTTTTGCAAAAATGTGGTTATGTGAATGAAGCAGTGTTGCAGTCAGTTGAAGACATTTTATCTTTGTCATTTTTCGACGTTAAGCAGGGCAAGACAACGAAAAAAGCTCAATATGGCGATCTGCCGCTAATTGAGCATAGCAATCTGCTTGATTATGAACTGAATGAAAAATTAGCCGCCGTACTTAAACAAAATAACTGGTTTAAACGATTGGCAGAAGACGTAATTAAAACGGGGCTGGAATTAAATGAGTCGTATGACAATCTGCATCAATTTACTCTGTATCAACAATATGATCGTAAAGATGCTTGCCGTTTATTAAACTGGCCCAAAGATGTTTCTGCTCCAATGTATGGCTATCGCGTTGGTGAACACGATACGCCAATGTTTATCACTTATGAGAAGAATGATGATCAAAAGCGCAACGCAATCTACAATAATACGTTAGAAAATGGTCGAAGTTTGCGTTGGTATACAAGAGTGCCACGTCATTTAAATTCGGAAGAAGTGCAGCGCTTGCTACATACTGAAGGGATGCACATTCACTTGTTTGTTAAAAGAAGTGATGCGGAAGGCAAGCAGTTCTTCTATTTAGGTGAGGCAAAAATTGATCCTAAGTCGGTTAAGGAAGAATTGATTGGTGCTAAGAAAAAGCCAGCCGTAGGGATGAATTTATTATTCGAAACGCCGCTCACTAGTGAGATGTACACATATTTATTTGCATAA
- a CDS encoding exodeoxyribonuclease III — protein sequence MILISWNIDSLNAALTGRSARAEETRQVLDKIHDANPDIIAIQETKLRATGPTKKHQTVLAEKFPEYDYVWRSSEEPARKGYAGTMYLYKKELTPKASYPTIGAPDTMDAEGRIITLDFDKFFVTQVYTPNSGSGLKRLADRQVWDEKYTEYLHKLDQEKPVLASGDYNCAHTEIDLKHPENNHHSAGFTDEERVDFTNLLNAGFTDTFRKVHGDITDVYSWWAQRVRTAKANNSGWRIDYWLVSNRIADKVVRSEMMDTGKRADHCPILLEINL from the coding sequence ATGATTTTAATTTCATGGAATATTGATTCACTTAATGCGGCTTTGACTGGAAGATCAGCTAGAGCTGAAGAAACCCGTCAGGTGTTAGATAAAATTCATGACGCAAATCCTGATATTATTGCAATTCAAGAAACCAAGTTGCGTGCAACGGGTCCAACTAAGAAGCACCAAACAGTACTTGCAGAAAAGTTTCCTGAATATGATTACGTTTGGCGTTCTTCAGAAGAACCGGCCAGAAAAGGTTATGCCGGAACAATGTATCTTTATAAAAAAGAATTAACGCCAAAAGCTTCATATCCAACTATTGGTGCACCAGATACGATGGACGCGGAAGGCCGAATTATTACGCTTGATTTTGATAAGTTCTTTGTCACACAAGTTTATACGCCCAATTCAGGTAGTGGCTTAAAGCGTTTAGCTGATCGCCAAGTTTGGGATGAGAAATATACTGAATACTTACACAAGCTAGATCAAGAAAAGCCAGTTTTGGCAAGTGGCGATTACAATTGTGCTCACACTGAAATCGATTTGAAGCATCCCGAAAATAATCACCATTCAGCCGGCTTTACTGATGAAGAAAGAGTGGACTTTACCAATTTATTAAATGCAGGTTTTACAGACACATTTAGAAAAGTTCACGGCGATATTACAGATGTTTATTCTTGGTGGGCTCAACGCGTTAGAACCGCCAAGGCCAACAACTCTGGCTGGAGAATCGACTACTGGCTAGTATCTAATCGGATAGCCGATAAGGTGGTTCGGTCAGAAATGATGGATACCGGAAAAAGAGCAGACCACTGTCCAATTTTGCTCGAAATTAACCTGTAA